The proteins below come from a single Chlorogloeopsis sp. ULAP01 genomic window:
- a CDS encoding nitrate ABC transporter ATP-binding protein (This model describes the ATP binding subunits of ATP-binding cassette (ABC) transporters for nitrate transport, or for bicarbonate transport, in bacteria and archaea.) → MRTINKNNQINQQPIQKVGNFLEIEGVTKIYPTPDGPHTVLDGVNLKVSEGEFICIIGHSGCGKSTLLNMVSGFNTPTDGVVCLQGKPIAEPGPDRMMVFQNYCLLPWLSVFENVYLAVDSVFPKKTQAEKRAIVKEHLAMVGLTEAAENKPHQISGGMKQRVAIARALAIRPQVLILDEPFGALDAITKEELQEELLQIWREHQVTVLMITHDIDEAIFLADRVVMMTNGPAANIGEVLEIPFSRPRNRRRIMEDPQYYNLRNYALDFLYRRCAHPEE, encoded by the coding sequence AAAAAGTAGGAAATTTTCTGGAGATTGAGGGTGTAACCAAAATTTACCCAACTCCGGATGGCCCTCATACAGTGCTGGATGGAGTTAATCTCAAGGTTAGTGAAGGCGAATTCATTTGTATTATTGGTCACTCTGGCTGTGGTAAATCTACGCTGCTCAATATGGTGTCTGGCTTCAATACACCTACTGATGGTGTAGTCTGCTTACAAGGCAAGCCGATCGCCGAACCAGGACCAGATCGAATGATGGTATTCCAGAATTACTGTTTGCTACCTTGGCTGAGTGTCTTTGAGAACGTTTACTTAGCTGTTGATTCTGTATTTCCCAAAAAAACCCAGGCAGAAAAACGAGCGATCGTTAAAGAACATTTAGCAATGGTAGGGCTGACAGAAGCGGCTGAAAACAAACCTCATCAGATTTCTGGTGGGATGAAGCAGCGAGTCGCGATCGCCCGCGCCCTCGCAATCCGTCCCCAAGTTTTGATTCTAGATGAACCCTTCGGGGCATTAGATGCCATCACTAAAGAAGAATTGCAAGAAGAACTCCTGCAAATCTGGCGCGAACATCAAGTCACAGTGTTGATGATTACCCATGACATTGATGAAGCTATTTTCTTGGCCGACAGAGTTGTGATGATGACTAACGGCCCTGCTGCTAATATCGGTGAAGTCTTAGAAATTCCCTTTTCCCGCCCCCGCAATCGTCGCCGCATCATGGAAGATCCCCAGTACTACAACTTGCGGAATTATGCCCTTGACTTCCTATACCGTCGCTGCGCTCACCCTGAAGAGTAG
- a CDS encoding MFS transporter — MLKGLLSFQGRYRILHLTWFAFFLSFVVWFNFAPFQTAVKEAIGLTEGQVRTIAICNVALTVPARIIIGMVLDKYGPRITYSLLLMYAAIPCLAFAMAQNFSQLVISRLALSIVGAGFVIGIRMVAEWFPPKEIGIAEGIYGGWGNFGSAAAAFTLPSIAVGTAFLAAGQINWRFAIALTGIIAAIYGAIYLLNAQDTPSGKVYQRPKRHGGMEVTSRRSFWLLMLMNIPLVGILGVLAWRIAQIGLLSQSQLLIVYLLLVGLYLFQAYKCWDVNHELMAGKKRYSPDDRYEFSQVALLELTYFVNFGSELAVVSMLPGFFETSFSLNKVLAGMIAASYAFMNLFARPGGGWVSDTLGSRRWTMTVLTAGMGISYLLMSGVNSNWWLPLAIFVTMACSFFVQAGEGSTFAIVPLIKRRVTGQIAGNVGAYGNVGAVAYLTLYSFLPPGEVGNRIFFQTLGVAALIVTFLCWFFLKEPKGSFAEHHEGEAPELAAERLPILNKELK; from the coding sequence ATGCTTAAAGGATTATTGTCATTTCAAGGCCGTTACCGCATCTTGCATCTGACTTGGTTTGCATTCTTTTTATCATTTGTAGTTTGGTTTAACTTTGCTCCATTTCAAACAGCAGTCAAAGAAGCGATCGGCTTAACTGAAGGACAAGTCAGAACTATTGCTATCTGTAACGTCGCCCTTACCGTACCAGCACGTATAATAATTGGTATGGTTTTAGACAAATATGGCCCGCGAATTACTTACTCACTGCTGCTGATGTATGCAGCTATTCCCTGTCTTGCCTTTGCAATGGCACAGAACTTCAGCCAGTTGGTAATTAGCCGCTTGGCGTTGAGTATTGTTGGTGCTGGTTTTGTGATTGGCATTCGTATGGTTGCCGAATGGTTTCCGCCCAAAGAGATTGGCATAGCTGAGGGAATCTATGGTGGCTGGGGTAATTTTGGTTCAGCAGCTGCGGCTTTTACCTTGCCTTCTATTGCTGTAGGAACAGCATTTCTGGCTGCCGGACAAATTAACTGGCGTTTTGCGATCGCTCTGACTGGAATTATCGCTGCTATCTACGGAGCTATTTATCTACTCAACGCCCAAGATACTCCCTCTGGTAAGGTCTATCAACGCCCTAAGCGCCACGGTGGGATGGAAGTTACTAGCCGCAGAAGTTTTTGGCTACTGATGTTGATGAATATTCCCCTCGTCGGCATTTTAGGCGTATTGGCTTGGCGGATTGCTCAAATTGGCTTACTCAGTCAAAGTCAATTGCTGATTGTCTACCTGCTGTTAGTTGGTTTGTACCTGTTCCAAGCCTATAAGTGCTGGGATGTCAATCATGAATTGATGGCAGGTAAGAAGCGTTATTCCCCTGATGATCGCTATGAGTTTTCTCAGGTTGCTTTACTGGAACTAACTTACTTTGTCAATTTTGGTTCTGAGCTTGCAGTTGTTTCCATGCTTCCCGGATTTTTTGAGACAAGCTTCAGTCTCAACAAAGTGTTAGCAGGAATGATTGCCGCTAGCTATGCATTTATGAATTTATTTGCACGTCCCGGTGGTGGTTGGGTTTCTGATACCTTAGGCAGTCGCAGATGGACAATGACTGTATTGACTGCTGGCATGGGGATTAGCTATCTGCTGATGAGCGGAGTGAATAGCAATTGGTGGCTACCCTTAGCAATCTTTGTAACTATGGCTTGTTCTTTCTTTGTTCAAGCTGGGGAAGGTTCAACCTTTGCGATCGTACCTTTGATTAAGCGACGAGTGACTGGTCAAATTGCCGGAAATGTCGGTGCTTACGGCAATGTAGGAGCCGTGGCTTACCTTACTCTATACAGCTTTTTACCTCCTGGTGAAGTCGGCAATCGAATCTTTTTCCAAACTTTGGGAGTTGCTGCTTTGATTGTTACTTTCTTGTGCTGGTTCTTTCTTAAAGAACCAAAGGGTTCTTTTGCTGAACATCATGAAGGTGAAGCGCCTGAATTAGCAGCAGAAAGACTTCCCATTCTCAACAAGGAATTAAAGTAG
- a CDS encoding nitrate reductase → MTEITKTLCPYCGVGCGLEVSPPAQPGKATYRDNQGNPIWRVRGDKTHPSSQGMVCVKGATIAESLDKNRLQYPMVRESLDGEFRRVSWEEAFDIITKRIQTVRFTQGPEAICMYGSGQFQTEDYYIAQKLLKGCLGSNNFDANSRLCMSSAVAGYIQSFGSDGPPCCYEDLELTDCAFLVGTNTAECHPIIFNRLEKYHKKNRKVKMIVVDPRRTPTAEAADLHLAIRPGTDIDLLNGIAHLLMRWGYIDAGFIDECTSNFSAYAEVIRHYSPEVVAHQCGISVEDLETAARYWSQAQRVLSLWSMGVNQSSEGTAKVRTIINLHLMTGQIGKPGAGPFSLTGQPNAMGGREAGGLAHLLPGYRLVKNPQHRAEVEDVWGLKRGQISPTPGMSAWDMIMGLENGSVGLLWIAATNPAVSMPDLKRTQAALMRSPFTIYQDAYYPTETSAYAHVLLPAAQWSEKTGVMTNSERTVTLCPAFRRPPGEAKADWEIFAEVGRRLGFVGEFAFANSAEVYAEFVKLTRDRPCDMTGLSHEQLQTQGPTQWPHPEGDTGTRGQGDTGNEEDAGTRRRGEAGKENSLSSRQGKRLYTDLRFHTPDGRARFGAYHSRGLAEPPDPNYPFVLTTGRLYGHWHTQTRTGRIEKTRQMHPEPFIEIHPRDAAVLGISDNQFVEVRSRRSQAKFPAKITKAIAPGTVFVPMHWGALWADNAEANALTHPESCPDSLQPELKACAVQLVPANIELTVTEISQRVYQQTH, encoded by the coding sequence ATGACTGAAATTACCAAAACTCTGTGTCCTTACTGTGGTGTAGGCTGTGGATTAGAAGTCTCCCCACCAGCGCAACCAGGCAAAGCAACTTATCGAGATAATCAAGGAAATCCAATTTGGCGGGTACGGGGTGATAAAACCCATCCATCCAGTCAAGGAATGGTTTGTGTCAAAGGTGCTACGATCGCTGAGTCTTTAGACAAAAACAGACTGCAATACCCAATGGTACGAGAATCCTTGGATGGGGAGTTCCGACGTGTCAGTTGGGAGGAAGCTTTTGATATCATCACCAAGCGTATTCAAACAGTGCGTTTCACCCAAGGGCCAGAAGCCATATGTATGTATGGTTCGGGGCAATTTCAAACTGAAGATTACTACATAGCCCAGAAACTTTTGAAAGGATGCTTGGGCAGCAATAATTTTGATGCCAACTCTCGCCTGTGTATGTCTAGTGCTGTGGCTGGGTACATCCAAAGCTTTGGCTCGGATGGGCCTCCTTGTTGTTATGAGGATTTAGAGCTAACCGACTGTGCCTTTTTAGTTGGTACTAACACAGCAGAATGCCACCCTATCATTTTCAACCGACTGGAGAAATACCACAAAAAGAATCGCAAAGTCAAAATGATTGTGGTTGATCCCCGACGCACACCCACAGCAGAAGCCGCAGATCTACATCTAGCTATTCGTCCTGGCACAGATATCGATTTGTTGAATGGGATTGCTCATTTATTAATGCGTTGGGGCTATATTGATGCTGGTTTTATTGATGAATGTACCAGTAACTTCTCTGCTTATGCTGAGGTGATTCGGCACTACTCTCCAGAAGTGGTAGCTCATCAATGCGGCATCAGCGTTGAAGATTTAGAAACAGCAGCTCGATACTGGAGTCAAGCCCAGCGCGTACTTTCTCTGTGGTCAATGGGTGTGAATCAGTCCTCAGAAGGTACAGCGAAGGTTAGAACTATTATTAACCTGCACCTGATGACCGGACAAATTGGCAAGCCAGGAGCTGGGCCTTTTTCGCTTACAGGTCAGCCAAACGCGATGGGAGGAAGAGAAGCCGGGGGTTTGGCACACTTGTTGCCTGGTTATCGATTGGTGAAAAATCCCCAACACCGTGCTGAAGTTGAAGACGTTTGGGGACTAAAGCGAGGACAGATTTCACCTACTCCAGGAATGAGCGCTTGGGACATGATTATGGGGTTGGAAAACGGCTCTGTAGGCCTATTGTGGATTGCTGCTACCAATCCGGCGGTGAGTATGCCGGATTTGAAACGAACTCAAGCAGCGTTGATGCGATCGCCTTTTACCATTTACCAAGACGCTTATTACCCAACAGAAACATCTGCCTATGCCCATGTCTTATTACCAGCAGCGCAATGGAGTGAGAAAACTGGCGTGATGACTAATTCCGAACGAACAGTAACACTGTGTCCGGCATTCCGCCGACCGCCAGGAGAAGCGAAAGCAGATTGGGAAATTTTTGCCGAAGTTGGTCGTAGGTTAGGTTTTGTGGGCGAGTTCGCTTTTGCTAATTCTGCTGAAGTTTACGCGGAGTTTGTCAAACTAACACGCGATCGCCCTTGCGATATGACGGGTTTGAGTCACGAGCAATTACAAACACAAGGCCCTACTCAATGGCCGCATCCGGAAGGGGACACGGGGACGCGGGGACAAGGAGACACGGGGAATGAAGAGGACGCGGGGACGAGGAGACGCGGGGAAGCGGGGAAAGAAAACTCCCTTTCTTCTCGCCAAGGCAAGCGGCTTTATACAGATTTGCGTTTTCACACTCCTGATGGACGTGCTCGGTTTGGAGCGTATCACTCACGGGGGCTGGCAGAACCACCAGATCCGAATTACCCCTTTGTGCTGACGACTGGACGGCTTTATGGACATTGGCACACCCAAACACGCACCGGTCGAATCGAAAAAACTCGCCAAATGCACCCTGAACCATTTATTGAAATTCATCCCCGTGATGCTGCTGTTTTAGGAATTAGTGATAACCAATTTGTAGAAGTGCGATCGCGCCGTTCCCAAGCTAAGTTTCCAGCCAAAATTACTAAGGCGATCGCTCCTGGTACAGTGTTTGTCCCTATGCATTGGGGGGCGCTGTGGGCAGACAATGCAGAAGCCAACGCTCTTACTCATCCAGAATCTTGCCCTGATTCCCTCCAACCAGAATTAAAAGCTTGTGCGGTACAGCTAGTACCAGCTAATATTGAGCTAACAGTTACAGAAATTTCACAGAGGGTTTATCAGCAAACCCATTGA
- a CDS encoding phosphate-starvation-inducible PsiE family protein, producing the protein MRKLFKQVKETSKDENFMHLIENIEVLVSKVLSIFMVLVILTAIGDLGFFLFKELFTAPYGKFNTTLYKIFGLFLNILIALEILENITGYLKKHVLQVELVIVTSLIAVARKIIILDLEKVSGVDIIGLGVAILALSISYWMIRSTNARH; encoded by the coding sequence ATGCGGAAACTCTTTAAGCAAGTCAAAGAAACTAGCAAAGATGAGAACTTTATGCACCTAATAGAAAATATAGAGGTGCTGGTGTCTAAAGTTCTCTCTATTTTTATGGTGCTGGTTATTCTAACAGCGATCGGAGATTTAGGTTTTTTTCTTTTTAAAGAGCTATTTACCGCGCCATATGGAAAGTTTAATACCACATTATATAAAATATTTGGTTTATTTTTAAATATTTTAATAGCTTTAGAAATTTTAGAAAATATCACAGGTTATCTCAAAAAACACGTTCTGCAAGTAGAATTAGTAATCGTAACTTCATTGATTGCAGTGGCTCGTAAAATTATTATTCTTGACCTAGAGAAAGTATCAGGTGTTGATATTATTGGTTTAGGAGTGGCCATACTTGCTTTATCAATAAGTTACTGGATGATTCGTAGCACGAACGCTAGACATTAA
- a CDS encoding nitrate reductase associated protein has product MTEFFQFEADFVESLRCIPMQVRCKLDTCGIKLKLLDWNHMTQLERQNLVELPCSTESEIQAYREYIQELILQRTGTPASELPIESHPAWMDVKTVPTSVNEKAQEISIVITTEQWASLTPLQRFALIKLSRSGHENKNFVPALKEFNLFNKS; this is encoded by the coding sequence ATGACAGAATTTTTTCAATTTGAAGCAGATTTTGTTGAGTCTTTGCGTTGTATCCCTATGCAGGTGCGCTGCAAACTAGATACTTGTGGAATTAAGCTGAAATTATTAGATTGGAATCACATGACTCAGTTGGAACGCCAAAATTTAGTTGAATTACCTTGTTCAACAGAATCTGAAATTCAAGCTTATCGAGAATATATTCAAGAGTTGATTTTACAACGTACTGGCACACCAGCAAGCGAATTGCCGATTGAGTCTCATCCTGCATGGATGGATGTTAAAACTGTACCAACTAGCGTTAATGAAAAAGCTCAGGAAATAAGTATTGTTATTACAACTGAACAGTGGGCAAGCTTAACTCCATTACAACGTTTTGCCTTGATTAAACTCAGCCGTTCTGGACATGAGAATAAAAATTTTGTGCCTGCATTAAAGGAATTCAATCTGTTCAATAAATCGTAG
- a CDS encoding DJ-1/PfpI family protein, translating to MAAKKILMLVGDYVEDYEVMVPFQALQMVGHTIHAVCPDKKAGEQVRTAIHDFEGDQTYSEKPGHNFTLNATFAEVKADTYDALVIPGGRAPEYIRLNQKVLEITRHFAETNKPIAAICHGLQILADADVLAGKSCTAYPACGPDVHRAGGSYVEIPAHEAIVDGNLVTAPAWPAHPRWLAEFLKLLGTKIEHPEMATVS from the coding sequence ATGGCTGCAAAGAAAATTTTGATGCTTGTTGGGGACTATGTAGAAGATTATGAAGTAATGGTTCCTTTTCAAGCGCTACAAATGGTAGGACACACAATTCATGCTGTTTGCCCTGATAAAAAAGCAGGCGAACAGGTACGAACTGCGATTCACGATTTTGAAGGTGATCAAACTTATAGTGAAAAACCTGGTCACAACTTCACCTTAAATGCAACTTTTGCAGAAGTAAAAGCTGATACCTATGATGCTCTAGTTATTCCTGGAGGGCGCGCACCAGAATATATCCGCTTGAATCAGAAGGTATTAGAAATCACTCGTCATTTTGCCGAAACTAACAAGCCGATCGCTGCAATTTGCCACGGTTTACAAATCCTGGCAGATGCGGATGTTTTGGCAGGAAAAAGTTGCACAGCCTATCCTGCATGTGGCCCAGATGTACATCGTGCAGGTGGTAGCTATGTAGAAATTCCAGCGCACGAGGCAATAGTTGATGGCAATTTGGTAACTGCGCCGGCTTGGCCTGCTCATCCTCGTTGGCTAGCAGAATTCCTGAAACTTCTTGGCACGAAGATTGAGCATCCCGAAATGGCAACAGTAAGTTAA
- a CDS encoding PrsW family glutamic-type intramembrane protease: MTGKNARRNAFLRLVSGNVTAYGSEFRYSLFPSKEVVIGRDPSCQVVLDAMMYRMVSRRHAVVRPLPSSTDSECNWVICDLNSANGTYLNGQRLQGCQQLMPGDRITLGYDGPEFLFEYTINHQHTVISSVSDATSLPPAGYQPPTLPDSSVSFTQLFPIISTGKDLTRKAYLIPGILTVVFVVLMFATVGDPQANQVIVGSYIAFAAYYFIYQLCGKRKPWWVLLGAALTTIIILLSPLLDLFIFVFRDRLPGNLPSDQESITFTELLIRYFFGAGLMEELIKALPILIAYAIGKGVRSPWRESIGVWEPLDGILLGTASAVGFTLLETLGQYVPQITQNVAIQAGDGAGQLAGLQLLIPRILGSVAGHMAYSGYLGYFIGLAVLKPRKSWQILLIGYLTASGLHALWNATGTLNGLLLVVVGVLSYAFLMAAILKARALSPTREHNFATRFLGPR, from the coding sequence ATGACGGGCAAAAACGCACGACGAAATGCATTTCTGCGGCTAGTGTCTGGTAATGTAACAGCTTACGGATCAGAATTTCGCTACTCGCTGTTCCCCAGTAAAGAAGTAGTAATTGGACGCGATCCCAGCTGTCAAGTTGTCTTAGATGCCATGATGTATCGCATGGTATCTCGTCGTCATGCGGTCGTTCGTCCTCTCCCTTCATCGACCGATAGCGAATGTAATTGGGTGATTTGCGATCTCAATAGTGCCAATGGTACCTATTTAAATGGACAACGCTTGCAGGGTTGTCAGCAATTGATGCCGGGCGATCGCATTACTCTCGGTTATGATGGGCCAGAATTTTTGTTTGAGTACACAATCAACCACCAACATACTGTAATATCATCTGTTTCCGACGCTACATCATTACCACCAGCAGGATATCAACCACCCACACTTCCTGATTCTTCAGTCAGTTTTACCCAACTGTTTCCAATTATTTCTACTGGCAAAGACCTCACTCGTAAAGCTTATCTGATACCAGGAATTCTCACAGTCGTCTTTGTCGTATTAATGTTTGCCACTGTAGGCGATCCACAAGCGAACCAAGTAATTGTCGGCTCTTATATTGCATTTGCCGCCTACTATTTTATTTACCAACTGTGTGGAAAGCGCAAGCCTTGGTGGGTTTTATTAGGTGCGGCACTAACAACGATCATCATTTTGCTCAGTCCGCTGTTAGATTTGTTTATCTTCGTATTTCGTGATCGACTACCGGGAAACTTGCCCTCAGATCAGGAATCTATTACCTTTACAGAATTACTAATCCGCTACTTTTTTGGTGCGGGCTTGATGGAGGAATTGATCAAAGCATTACCTATACTCATAGCCTATGCGATCGGTAAAGGAGTGCGATCGCCTTGGCGGGAAAGTATCGGTGTCTGGGAACCTCTGGATGGCATTTTGTTAGGAACCGCTTCTGCCGTAGGCTTTACCCTGTTGGAAACACTAGGCCAATACGTACCACAAATTACACAAAATGTTGCCATTCAAGCAGGGGACGGAGCCGGTCAACTGGCAGGGTTACAACTTTTAATTCCCCGGATTTTAGGCTCTGTGGCAGGACATATGGCTTATAGCGGTTATCTCGGCTATTTTATTGGGTTAGCTGTTCTCAAACCGAGAAAAAGCTGGCAAATATTACTAATTGGTTACCTAACTGCTTCTGGACTCCATGCTTTGTGGAACGCTACCGGAACTCTCAATGGCTTATTACTGGTAGTTGTAGGTGTGTTGTCTTATGCCTTTTTGATGGCAGCAATCCTGAAAGCACGGGCATTATCACCCACACGTGAACATAATTTTGCTACTCGCTTTCTTGGGCCTAGATAG
- a CDS encoding CHAT domain-containing protein: MNPSLNLAISHLVNTGPDNFAICVFEAPYPSGRVIHDCVWHPGLTHAWQEWQQMFALHSRLDISFGVTPQTQNIPSNELLPLTSSQTTNYTSRLMQYLGMSLWRWVFDGPILGCLERSSGIAMGQNTRLRFRLEIRDPRLIALPWEIMQREAGQSAMSLSQNILFSRTTSEVEPLPRLRLDRDLNILLVLGENENLQLDKEAAILEQTLATGSGFGSNFQGYAPCTVKTLLQPTPQQLIKELETKAYNIFFYAGHGLPGPDGGYLFLRPEMRLNGMELAQVLSHTGVKLAVFNACWGAQPAAVQGQAIPSSSLAEVLIRNGVPAVLGMRDQIADQESHSFIQSFVQGLQKRLPIDHAVAEARQHLLTVYKFNQPAWTLPVLYLHPEFDGELLRSYEEGITELPETSIPGIGSLFPAAWLKSAGNTYTLQSGVTRIGRTADNDIVIPEPSVSKRHAEILCRNTFTGATPVRTYYLQEKSTYGTTWILRPNGWQQIHRQEVPLEPGMQLKFGSMRSHCWEFTIEDS; the protein is encoded by the coding sequence ATGAATCCATCCCTGAACTTGGCGATTTCCCATCTTGTCAATACCGGCCCTGACAATTTCGCTATTTGCGTTTTTGAAGCTCCTTATCCTAGTGGTCGTGTGATTCATGATTGCGTTTGGCATCCGGGCTTAACTCATGCATGGCAAGAGTGGCAGCAGATGTTTGCTCTTCATAGTCGCTTAGACATTTCTTTTGGAGTCACACCTCAAACCCAAAACATACCCTCAAACGAGTTGCTTCCTCTTACTTCTAGTCAGACAACCAATTACACCAGTCGTCTGATGCAATATTTAGGCATGAGTCTGTGGCGCTGGGTATTCGACGGGCCGATTTTGGGGTGTCTGGAACGCAGTTCCGGGATCGCTATGGGTCAGAATACACGTTTGCGCTTTCGATTAGAAATTCGCGATCCAAGGTTAATAGCTTTGCCTTGGGAAATCATGCAACGCGAAGCTGGGCAGTCAGCAATGTCATTGTCCCAAAATATTTTATTTAGTCGTACTACAAGCGAAGTTGAACCTCTGCCGCGTTTGCGACTTGATCGCGATTTAAATATTTTGCTTGTTTTGGGAGAAAATGAAAACCTCCAGCTAGACAAAGAAGCAGCTATTTTAGAACAAACCCTTGCCACTGGCTCTGGATTTGGCAGTAATTTCCAGGGATACGCACCTTGTACTGTTAAGACACTTTTGCAACCAACCCCACAGCAGTTAATCAAAGAGCTAGAAACAAAAGCTTACAATATATTCTTTTACGCTGGTCATGGTCTACCAGGCCCCGATGGAGGATATCTGTTTTTGCGACCGGAAATGCGTCTTAATGGCATGGAATTAGCACAAGTGTTATCCCATACTGGTGTAAAGCTCGCTGTTTTCAATGCCTGTTGGGGAGCGCAACCTGCTGCTGTTCAAGGACAAGCTATACCCTCAAGTAGTTTGGCAGAAGTTTTGATCCGTAATGGTGTGCCTGCTGTTTTGGGAATGCGCGATCAAATAGCTGATCAAGAAAGTCATTCCTTTATTCAGTCCTTTGTCCAAGGTTTACAAAAGCGACTGCCGATAGATCATGCTGTTGCAGAGGCAAGACAACACCTGTTAACAGTTTATAAATTCAACCAACCCGCTTGGACATTGCCGGTTTTATACCTACATCCAGAATTTGATGGCGAATTGCTCAGAAGCTATGAGGAAGGAATTACGGAACTACCAGAAACTTCTATACCTGGGATCGGTTCTTTGTTTCCTGCTGCCTGGTTAAAGTCGGCTGGTAATACCTATACGCTTCAAAGTGGAGTGACTCGGATTGGTCGCACCGCAGATAATGATATTGTCATTCCCGAACCATCCGTGTCTAAGCGTCATGCCGAAATCTTATGCCGCAATACTTTCACAGGCGCTACTCCCGTGCGAACCTATTATCTACAAGAAAAGTCCACCTATGGTACGACTTGGATTTTACGCCCTAATGGTTGGCAGCAAATCCATCGACAGGAAGTGCCTTTAGAACCAGGAATGCAACTAAAGTTTGGTAGTATGAGAAGTCATTGTTGGGAGTTTACAATCGAGGACTCCTAA